A single genomic interval of Helianthus annuus cultivar XRQ/B chromosome 6, HanXRQr2.0-SUNRISE, whole genome shotgun sequence harbors:
- the LOC118479871 gene encoding uncharacterized protein LOC118479871, translated as MPSTKLLLILSTWPFPCGCATEENTCSMFSSISHLNKVVEDLKAEMQKWVTITEEVTARATEAEVRAREAAEARDSLSSSLDQLKAYRDWMRYHGIRNIVGTILDAPENTAAVNELKECAWEAGFKAAYN; from the exons ATGCCTTCAactaaacttttattgatactctctacctggccgttcccttgcggatGCGCCACTGAGGAGAATACGTGTTCAATGTTTAGTTCCATTAGCCATTTGAACAAGGTTGTTGAGGACCTCAAG GCTGAAATGCAGAAATGGGTGACCATTACTGAGGAGGTCACTGCCCGCGCGACTGAGGCTGAAGTGCGGGCAAGGGAGGCTGCTGAGGCTAGAGATAGCCTGTCTTCCTCTTTGGATCAGCTGAAGGCATATCGTGACTGGATGCGTTACCACGGTATCAGGAAT ATTGTTGGAACCATTCTTGATGCGCCTGAGAACACAGCTGCTGTAAATGAGCTTAAGGAGTGCGCGTGGGAGGCAGGATTTAAGGCTGCTTACAATTGA
- the LOC110866466 gene encoding uncharacterized protein LOC110866466 → MPSSKARPLCWRKVLIKDAALWRIFAPDFKGKVEVLACAEGEESFNLTIRDNFRIPDHDAMKAPLPQGKGDLGALGDLEEKGVLKRQVVKGVRFRQKKKPEPAVIPPLVPQAAGISRSRFRRYTDYMVVSDTLKSLGVPGGGAAAGGSSAGSKRADEKKKRRVKEKAAGAGEQKRPRLRTRRTTAVSQPKPAVVAVALDLFAEPQDGGFSLFDAPISLAHDASADAGVNKEFTRSPSFEVVTEPSVQVEDVGEKTVDQIFDTVDSHDNLIPPRDNENLKFAGVEKQKSPAAEKDSGSASGGTGLEGPSIQPDESELEFYYRTYTEDRGVNYHRPPWNVMQGDDVSTDPSACRNILSGLGTSFEVFRARGLSRENRINQLSSMLVGSSIMANAIMEDYKVLGRKEVENTRLRAEAEALVKAAREGA, encoded by the exons ATGCCCAGTAGTAAAGCAAGGCCGTTGTGCTGGAGAAAAGTGTTGATAA AGGATGCTGCCCTGTGGAGGATATTTGCTCCGGACTTCAAGGGCAAGGTTGAGGTACTTGCGTGTGCGGAGGGTGAAGAAAGTTTTAACTTGACCATTCGCGACAACTTCCGCATTCCTGATCACGATGCGATGAAGGCACCACTGCCGCAAGGCAAAG GTGATCTTGGAGCCTTGGGAGACCTTGAGGAGAAGGGTGTTCTCAAAAGGCAGGTGGTGAAAGGTGTGCGGTTTCGCCAGAAGAAAAAGCCTGAGCCTGCTGTGATTCCTCCTTTGGtgccgcaggcggcaggtatctctcgttCTCGTTTTCGCAGATACACCGATTACATGGTAGTGTCTGACACCCTTAAGagtttgggtgttccaggtggtggtgcggctgcaggTGGATCCTCTGCGGGTTCCAAACgtgctgatgagaaaaagaagagGAGGGTAAAGGAGAAGGCTGCTGGTGCCGGTGAGCAGAAACGTCCGAGGTTGCGAACGAGACGGACAACTGCTGTTTCGCAGCCGAAGCCTGCGGTTGTGGCTG TTGCTTTAGATTTGTTCGCAGAACCGCAAGATGGAGGCTTCTCCTTGTTTGATGCTCCCATTTCCCTCGCACATGATGCGTCTGCGGATGCGGGGGTTAATAAAGAGTTTACAAGAAGCCCTTCTTTCGAAGTGGTTACCGAGCCTTCTGTGCAAGTGGAGGATGTTGGGGAGAAGACCGTGGATCAAATCTTTGATACGGTGGATTCTCATGATAATCTGATCCCCCCGCGGGATAATGAAAATTTGAAGTTTGCTGGTGTTGAAAAGCAAAAATCTCCTGCTGCTGAGAAGGATTCCGGTTCTGCCTCCGGGGGTACGGGTTTGGAAGGACCATCCATTCAGCCTGATGAGTCTGAATTGGAGTTCTACTATCGTACCTATACGGAAGACCGGGGTGTGAATTACCATCGCCCCCCTTGGAATGTTATGCAAGGGGATGATGTTTCGACTGATCCCTCCGCTTGCAGGAATATTCTGAGTGGTTTGGGCACCTCGTTTGAGGTTTTCCGGGCCCGCGGTTTATCTCGTGAGAATCGTATAAACCAACTCTCCTCCATGCTTGTTGGGAGTTCCATAATGGCGAATGCTATTATGGAAGACTACAAGGTTTTGGGACGCAAGGAGGTGGAAAATACTCGCTTGCGGGCTGAGGCCGAGGCGTTGGTTAAAGCTGCTCGGGAGGGTGCGTAG